A stretch of the Longimicrobium sp. genome encodes the following:
- a CDS encoding pentapeptide repeat-containing protein, whose protein sequence is MAERKHGARAPETTSTVAGADWYGREIAGESHTAVLFVDLDLTEAVNQGAVFNDCTFRRAKFNLSTHTGAAFVNCTFTGCNFFDTRFTDCKMVGSMFDRCTFDVMQVSGGNWSLAGLPGADLRTASFRGVRMREADLTGVRCQGASLRDVDLSGAWMHGAQLARCDLRGSDLSAVQPENVELRGAIVTWEQAIVIATALGLDVRPE, encoded by the coding sequence GTGGCTGAGCGGAAGCACGGCGCCCGCGCGCCGGAAACCACGTCGACGGTCGCGGGGGCGGACTGGTACGGGCGGGAGATCGCCGGCGAGAGCCACACGGCGGTGCTCTTCGTGGACCTGGACCTGACGGAGGCGGTGAACCAGGGCGCGGTGTTCAACGACTGCACCTTCCGCCGCGCGAAGTTCAACCTGTCCACGCACACCGGCGCGGCGTTCGTCAACTGCACCTTCACCGGGTGCAACTTCTTCGACACGCGCTTCACCGACTGCAAGATGGTCGGCAGCATGTTCGACCGGTGCACCTTCGACGTGATGCAGGTGTCCGGCGGAAACTGGTCGCTGGCCGGCCTTCCCGGCGCCGACCTGCGCACCGCGTCGTTCCGCGGCGTGCGGATGCGCGAGGCGGACCTCACCGGCGTGCGCTGCCAGGGTGCCTCGCTCCGCGACGTGGACCTTTCCGGCGCCTGGATGCACGGCGCGCAGCTGGCCAGGTGCGACCTGCGCGGCAGCGACCTGAGCGCCGTCCAGCCGGAGAACGTGGAGCTGCGCGGCGCCATCGTCACCTGGGAGCAGGCCATCGTCATCGCCACCGCGCTCGGCCTGGACGTCCGCCCCGAGTAG
- a CDS encoding VOC family protein → MLDNRSIPAVTVIPVLVYPDVAAAVAWLCAAFGFTEHLRIFDHRAQLVVGGGAVVVAQGDFDPPAGDRPGGHSVMVRVEDVDAHCARATRHGARITQPPTTHPFGERQYGAIDFAGHAWTFTQSVADVDPADWGGVLVARGEGEIGSTGGSPPRG, encoded by the coding sequence ATGCTCGACAACCGCTCGATCCCCGCCGTGACGGTCATCCCCGTGCTCGTCTATCCCGACGTGGCCGCGGCGGTGGCATGGCTGTGCGCGGCATTCGGCTTCACGGAGCACCTCCGCATCTTCGACCACCGCGCGCAGCTCGTCGTGGGCGGCGGCGCGGTGGTGGTCGCGCAGGGCGATTTCGATCCCCCCGCCGGCGATCGTCCCGGCGGCCACTCGGTGATGGTGCGCGTGGAGGACGTGGACGCGCACTGCGCGCGGGCCACGCGGCACGGCGCCCGCATCACCCAGCCGCCCACGACCCACCCCTTCGGCGAGCGCCAGTACGGCGCGATCGACTTCGCCGGGCACGCGTGGACCTTCACCCAGTCCGTTGCCGACGTGGACCCGGCGGACTGGGGCGGCGTCCTGGTCGCCCGCGGTGAGGGTGAGATCGGCAGCACCGGAGGGAGCCCGCCGCGTGGCTGA